In Eriocheir sinensis breed Jianghai 21 chromosome 3, ASM2467909v1, whole genome shotgun sequence, a genomic segment contains:
- the LOC127006563 gene encoding glucosamine-6-phosphate isomerase-like isoform X2, with the protein MRLVILEDSERVAEWSARYIIKRINDFKPGPDKFFVLGLPTGSTPLGTYKKLVQYHKAGKISFKYVKTFNMDEYVGIPRDHSQSYHTFMWQNFFKHIDIDPANAHVLDGNAASLEQECQLYEDKIKKAGGIELFMGGIGPDGHIAFNEPGSSLVSRTRVKTLNQETITANARFFDNDMSKVPKQALTVGVGTVMDAREVMVLITGSHKAYALHMAIEEGVNHMWTVSAFQQHPRTIMLCDEDATLELKVKTVKYFKNLHDIHSCLIDEELH; encoded by the exons ATGAGACTTGTGATTCTCGAGGACAGTGAGCGGGTGGCTGAGTGGTCTGCTCGGTACATAATCAAAAGAATCAATGACTTCAAGCCTGGACCAGATAAATTTTTTGTTCTCGGTTTGCCAACAG gCAGCACACCTCTTGGCACTTACAAAAAGTTGGTGCAATACCACAAAGCTGGAAAAATCTCCTTCAAGTATGTCAAGACATTCAACATGGATGAATATGTTG gtattcCACGTGACCACAGCCAAAGCTACCATACTTTCATGTGGCAAAACTTCTTTAAACATATCGACATTGACCCTGCCAATGCTCATGTCCTTGATGGCAATGCTGCAAGCCTGGAGCAGGAGTGTCAGCTTTATGAGGATAAGATCAAGAAAGCAGGGGGGATTGAGCTCTTCATGGGAG GAATCGGGCCTGATGGACATATAGCCTTCAACGAGCCAGGGTCCAGCTTGGTGTCTCGCACACGTGTTAAAACCCTGAACCAGGAGACCATCACAGCCAATGCTCGCTTCTTTGACAATGACATGTCCAAGGTGCCAAAACAGGCCCTCACAGTTGGAGTTGGCACAGTTATGGATGCCAGAGAG GTGATGGTGCTGATCACAGGGTCACACAAAGCCTATGCACTCCACATGGCCATTGAGGAGGGGGTGAACCACATGTGGACAGTGTCTGCCTTCCAGCAGCACCCACGAACTATCATGCTGTGTGATGAGGACGCAACACTGGAGCTCAAGGTCAAGACGGTAAAGTACTTCAAG AACCTACATGATATTCATTCATGCCTGATCGATGAGGAGCTACACTAA
- the LOC127006563 gene encoding glucosamine-6-phosphate isomerase-like isoform X1, whose amino-acid sequence MRLVILEDSERVAEWSARYIIKRINDFKPGPDKFFVLGLPTGSTPLGTYKKLVQYHKAGKISFKYVKTFNMDEYVGIPRDHSQSYHTFMWQNFFKHIDIDPANAHVLDGNAASLEQECQLYEDKIKKAGGIELFMGGIGPDGHIAFNEPGSSLVSRTRVKTLNQETITANARFFDNDMSKVPKQALTVGVGTVMDAREVMVLITGSHKAYALHMAIEEGVNHMWTVSAFQQHPRTIMLCDEDATLELKVKTVKYFKDLWTVHQKMIDDHMMSSFS is encoded by the exons ATGAGACTTGTGATTCTCGAGGACAGTGAGCGGGTGGCTGAGTGGTCTGCTCGGTACATAATCAAAAGAATCAATGACTTCAAGCCTGGACCAGATAAATTTTTTGTTCTCGGTTTGCCAACAG gCAGCACACCTCTTGGCACTTACAAAAAGTTGGTGCAATACCACAAAGCTGGAAAAATCTCCTTCAAGTATGTCAAGACATTCAACATGGATGAATATGTTG gtattcCACGTGACCACAGCCAAAGCTACCATACTTTCATGTGGCAAAACTTCTTTAAACATATCGACATTGACCCTGCCAATGCTCATGTCCTTGATGGCAATGCTGCAAGCCTGGAGCAGGAGTGTCAGCTTTATGAGGATAAGATCAAGAAAGCAGGGGGGATTGAGCTCTTCATGGGAG GAATCGGGCCTGATGGACATATAGCCTTCAACGAGCCAGGGTCCAGCTTGGTGTCTCGCACACGTGTTAAAACCCTGAACCAGGAGACCATCACAGCCAATGCTCGCTTCTTTGACAATGACATGTCCAAGGTGCCAAAACAGGCCCTCACAGTTGGAGTTGGCACAGTTATGGATGCCAGAGAG GTGATGGTGCTGATCACAGGGTCACACAAAGCCTATGCACTCCACATGGCCATTGAGGAGGGGGTGAACCACATGTGGACAGTGTCTGCCTTCCAGCAGCACCCACGAACTATCATGCTGTGTGATGAGGACGCAACACTGGAGCTCAAGGTCAAGACGGTAAAGTACTTCAAG GATCTATGGACAGTGCATCAAAAGATGATCGATGACCACATGATGTCCTCCTTTTCCTAA